From one Lycium ferocissimum isolate CSIRO_LF1 chromosome 5, AGI_CSIRO_Lferr_CH_V1, whole genome shotgun sequence genomic stretch:
- the LOC132055636 gene encoding sister chromatid cohesion protein PDS5 homolog D-like isoform X5 — protein sequence MDDSSSHKEIEDGLKDFGITLINPPSSSEELLNLLDKVECLLIKVGQAPADSMKDALRPVMRAMVGSELLKHADTDVKVSVVSCITELSRITAPQQPYDDGLMKEIFQLIVRAFEELSHSGCNYYKAVNVLETVADVKVCVILLDLECDALVIKIFQLFLRVIRPDHPNVVFTSMEEIMTLLIEESDEISMELLQPLLDSLRKENQICSPISSKLGEKVLKECASTVRPCLLEALKSKGMNLDDYAEIVAALCNEMPEGEQMTENKNVTNAVYPVKVAFPSAAVICEMLLEDGTPSDINGASSKKAKKKESGANKGAHLEVLVPEGDVLQSQDKRNRSCKGTACSKRKPRQRSRKSGSVPKGDVHTTSGLNVVKRGGNLTDAEESPVQQVDGKTQKNDRVTIDIHEIEESRDEEIKLSLGDENLSSQLAKTKRRRKLSMRKDEDSKKRRFTKNYGEEVVGTRIRVWWPLDKVFYEGAISTFDPVKRKHEITYDDGVIENLNLSKERWEIVEDNPSDKKHEADLQCNAVSSIPSTKKKAKRTSSTKKESGVSSSKRTKRNAQKSDISSLDLPTPDNMNDGADVGCGTSSGKKEVVDKEDNDITQKQRSKTCEVALENSLTLEDHPSDKKHESDLQSNDVSSVPSTKKKAKRTFSMQKEPGVTSSKRSKRNAQKSDIESRDVPTPDKMNDASDVGCETSCGKKDLVDKEDSIIAETESKSSKVALESSSTLEDHPSDKSFWMKYVQKHDAVLQKTIGVSSVPSTNKKAKRTSTKRETGVSSSKRCKRNAQKSDIEPLDIPIPDMMNDAIDVGCKTSRGQKELVHKEDNMVTEAELKTLEVALESSLTLVD from the exons ATGGATGATTCTTCTTCACATAAAGAAATTGAGGATGGCCTAAAAGATTTTGGGATTACCCTCATCAATCCTCCTTCTTCCAGTGAGGAGCTACTCAATCTACTTGAT AAAGTAGAGTGTCTATTGATTAAGGTAGGTCAAGCCCCTGCCGATTCAATGAAAGATGCCCTCCGACCAGTAATGAGAGCTATGGTCGGAAGTGAACTTCTAAAGCATGCTGATACAGATGTCAAAGTTTCTGTTGTATCTTGTATCACTGAGCTTTCAAGAATAACTGCTCCGCAACAACCTTACGATGATGGACTGATGAAG GAAATTTTCCAACTTATTGTAAGGGCGTTTGAGGAGTTGTCTCATTCCGGCTGCAACTATTATAAGGCTGTGAATGTTCTTGAAACAGTAGCAGATGTCAAGGTCTGCGTGATATTGCTGGACCTTGAATGTGATGCGTTGGTTATAAAGATATTCCAGCTGTTTCTCAGGGTCATCAG GCCCGACCATCCTAATGTTGTATTCACAAGCATGGAGGAAATCATGACTCTTCTCATTGAAGAAAGTGATGAAATCTCAATGGAGCTTCTTCAGCCCCTTCTTGATAGCCTCAGAAAGGAAAATCAG ATCTGTTCACCTATCTCGTCAAAGTTGGGAGAGAAGGTCCTGAAAGAATGTGCTTCCACCGTTAGACCTTGTCTTTTAGAAGCTCTCAAGTCAAAAGGCATGAATCTTGATGATTATGCCGAAATAGTTGCCGCACTATGCAATGAAATGCCTGAGGGAGAACAAATG ACGGAAAATAAAAATGTGACAAATGCCGTGTATCCTGTAAAAGTTGCTTTTCCATCTGCTGCTGTTATCTGTGAGATGCTGCTAGAAGATGGGACTCCTTCAGATATTAATGGTGCCTCTTCGAAAAAGGCTAAGAAGAAAGAGAGCGGGGCAAATAAGGGTGCTCACCTGGAAGTGTTAGTTCCAGAAGGCGATGTTCTGCAATCTCAAGATAAGAGAAACAGATCGTGTAAGGGCACAGCATGTAGCAAAAGAAAACCACGTCAGCGCTCAAGGAAGAGCGGGTCTGTTCCGAAAGGTGATGTGCACACCACTTCTGGTCTTAACGTTGTCAAAAGAGGAGGAAACCTTACTGATGCTGAGGAGTCACCAGTGCAACAAGTTGATGGAAAAACACAGAAGAATGACAGGGTTACCATTGATATTCATGAGATTGAAGAATCAAGAGATGAG GAGATTAAACTATCATTAGGGGATGAAAATCTCTCCAGCCAGCTTGCCAAAACCAAGCGCCGGAGGAAGCTTTCCATGAGAAAGGATGAG GATTCTAAAAAGCGTCGCTTCACCAAAAATTATGGAGAAGAAGTGGTTGGTACCAGAATAAGAGTTTGGTGGCCATTGGACAAAGT GTTCTATGAGGGTGCAATTTCTACATTTGATCCTGTGAAAAGGAAGCATGAG ATCACATATGATGACGGTgtaattgaaaatttgaatctGAGTAAGGAACGGTGGGAGATAGTTGAAGACAATCCATCCGACAAG AAGCATGAAGCAGATCTTCAATGTAATGCTGTTTCATCCATTCC ATCCACGAAGAAGAAAGCAAAAAGAACCTCCTCAACAAAAAAGGAATCTGGAGTCTCTTCGTCCAAAAG GACTAAAAGAAATGCCCAAAAGAGTGACATTTCATCCCTGGATCTTCCAACTCCAGATAACATGAATGATGGTGCTGATGTTGGTTGCGGAACGAGCAGCGGGAAAAAAGAAGTTGTGGACAAGGAAGATAACGATATCACACAGAAGCAGAGATCCAAGACTTGTGAAGTTGCCTTAGAGAACTCATTGACACTTGAAGACCATCCATCTGACAAG AAACATGAATCAGATCTTCAAAGCAATGATGTTTCATCTGTTCC ATCCACGAAGAAGAAAGCAAAAAGAACCTTCTCAATGCAAAAGGAACCTGGAGTCACTTCATCCAAAAG GTCTAAAAGAAATGCCCAAAAGAGTGATATTGAATCCCGGGATGTTCCAACTCCAGATAAGATGAATGATGCATCTGATGTTGGTTGTGAAACGAGCTGTGGGAAGAAAGATCTTGTGGACAAGGAAGATAGCATCATCGCTGAAACAGAGTCCAAGTCTTCTAAAGTTGCCTTAGAGAGCTCATCGACGCTTGAAGACCATCCTTCTGACAAG TCCTTTTGGATGAAATATGTACAAAAGCATGACGCTGTTCTTCAAAAAACCATTGGTGTTTCATCTGTTCC ATCAACGAATAAGAAAGCAAAAAGAACCTCAACAAAAAGGGAAACTGGAGTCTCTTCATCGAAAAG GTGTAAAAGAAATGCCCAAAAGAGTGATATTGAACCCCTGGACATTCCAATTCCAGATATGATGAATGATGCTATCGATGTTGGTTGCAAAACGAGCAGGGGGCAAAAAGAACTTGTGCACAAGGAAGATAACATGGTCACAGAAGCAGAGTTGAAGACTTTAGAAGTTGCCTTAGAGAGCTCATTGACGCTAGTGGACTAA
- the LOC132055636 gene encoding sister chromatid cohesion protein PDS5 homolog D-like isoform X3, producing the protein MDDSSSHKEIEDGLKDFGITLINPPSSSEELLNLLDKVECLLIKVGQAPADSMKDALRPVMRAMVGSELLKHADTDVKVSVVSCITELSRITAPQQPYDDGLMKEIFQLIVRAFEELSHSGCNYYKAVNVLETVADVKVCVILLDLECDALVIKIFQLFLRVIRPDHPNVVFTSMEEIMTLLIEESDEISMELLQPLLDSLRKENQICSPISSKLGEKVLKECASTVRPCLLEALKSKGMNLDDYAEIVAALCNEMPEGEQMTENKNVTNAVYPVKVAFPSAAVICEMLLEDGTPSDINGASSKKAKKKESGANKGAHLEVLVPEGDVLQSQDKRNRSCKGTACSKRKPRQRSRKSGSVPKGDVHTTSGLNVVKRGGNLTDAEESPVQQVDGKTQKNDRVTIDIHEIEESRDEEIKLSLGDENLSSQLAKTKRRRKLSMRKDEDSKKRRFTKNYGEEVVGTRIRVWWPLDKVFYEGAISTFDPVKRKHEITYDDGVIENLNLSKERWEIVEDNPSDKKHEADLQCNAVSSIPSTKKKAKRTSSTKKESGVSSSKRSKRNAQEIDIESLDIPITHKMNDVIDVGCETSIGEKEVVDKEDNDITQKQRSKTCEIALESSSMLEDHPSDKSFCMQYVQKHEAPPQSNDVSSVPTKRNAQKSDISSLDLPTPDNMNDGADVGCGTSSGKKEVVDKEDNDITQKQRSKTCEVALENSLTLEDHPSDKKHESDLQSNDVSSVPSTKKKAKRTFSMQKEPGVTSSKRSKRNAQKSDIESRDVPTPDKMNDASDVGCETSCGKKDLVDKEDSIIAETESKSSKVALESSSTLEDHPSDKSFWMKYVQKHDAVLQKTIGVSSVPSTNKKAKRTSTKRETGVSSSKRCKRNAQKSDIEPLDIPIPDMMNDAIDVGCKTSRGQKELVHKEDNMVTEAELKTLEVALESSLTLVD; encoded by the exons ATGGATGATTCTTCTTCACATAAAGAAATTGAGGATGGCCTAAAAGATTTTGGGATTACCCTCATCAATCCTCCTTCTTCCAGTGAGGAGCTACTCAATCTACTTGAT AAAGTAGAGTGTCTATTGATTAAGGTAGGTCAAGCCCCTGCCGATTCAATGAAAGATGCCCTCCGACCAGTAATGAGAGCTATGGTCGGAAGTGAACTTCTAAAGCATGCTGATACAGATGTCAAAGTTTCTGTTGTATCTTGTATCACTGAGCTTTCAAGAATAACTGCTCCGCAACAACCTTACGATGATGGACTGATGAAG GAAATTTTCCAACTTATTGTAAGGGCGTTTGAGGAGTTGTCTCATTCCGGCTGCAACTATTATAAGGCTGTGAATGTTCTTGAAACAGTAGCAGATGTCAAGGTCTGCGTGATATTGCTGGACCTTGAATGTGATGCGTTGGTTATAAAGATATTCCAGCTGTTTCTCAGGGTCATCAG GCCCGACCATCCTAATGTTGTATTCACAAGCATGGAGGAAATCATGACTCTTCTCATTGAAGAAAGTGATGAAATCTCAATGGAGCTTCTTCAGCCCCTTCTTGATAGCCTCAGAAAGGAAAATCAG ATCTGTTCACCTATCTCGTCAAAGTTGGGAGAGAAGGTCCTGAAAGAATGTGCTTCCACCGTTAGACCTTGTCTTTTAGAAGCTCTCAAGTCAAAAGGCATGAATCTTGATGATTATGCCGAAATAGTTGCCGCACTATGCAATGAAATGCCTGAGGGAGAACAAATG ACGGAAAATAAAAATGTGACAAATGCCGTGTATCCTGTAAAAGTTGCTTTTCCATCTGCTGCTGTTATCTGTGAGATGCTGCTAGAAGATGGGACTCCTTCAGATATTAATGGTGCCTCTTCGAAAAAGGCTAAGAAGAAAGAGAGCGGGGCAAATAAGGGTGCTCACCTGGAAGTGTTAGTTCCAGAAGGCGATGTTCTGCAATCTCAAGATAAGAGAAACAGATCGTGTAAGGGCACAGCATGTAGCAAAAGAAAACCACGTCAGCGCTCAAGGAAGAGCGGGTCTGTTCCGAAAGGTGATGTGCACACCACTTCTGGTCTTAACGTTGTCAAAAGAGGAGGAAACCTTACTGATGCTGAGGAGTCACCAGTGCAACAAGTTGATGGAAAAACACAGAAGAATGACAGGGTTACCATTGATATTCATGAGATTGAAGAATCAAGAGATGAG GAGATTAAACTATCATTAGGGGATGAAAATCTCTCCAGCCAGCTTGCCAAAACCAAGCGCCGGAGGAAGCTTTCCATGAGAAAGGATGAG GATTCTAAAAAGCGTCGCTTCACCAAAAATTATGGAGAAGAAGTGGTTGGTACCAGAATAAGAGTTTGGTGGCCATTGGACAAAGT GTTCTATGAGGGTGCAATTTCTACATTTGATCCTGTGAAAAGGAAGCATGAG ATCACATATGATGACGGTgtaattgaaaatttgaatctGAGTAAGGAACGGTGGGAGATAGTTGAAGACAATCCATCCGACAAG AAGCATGAAGCAGATCTTCAATGTAATGCTGTTTCATCCATTCC ATCCACGAAGAAGAAAGCAAAAAGAACCTCCTCAACAAAAAAGGAATCTGGAGTCTCTTCGTCCAAAAG GTCTAAAAGAAATGCCCAAGAAATTGACATTGAGTCCCTGGATATTCCAATTACGCATAAGAtgaatgatgttattgatgttggttgcGAGACGAGCATTGGGGAAAAAGAAGTTGTGGACAAGGAAGATAATGATATCACACAGAAGCAGAGATCCAAGACTTGCGAAATTGCCTTAGAGAGCTCATCAATGCTTGAAGACCATCCATCTGACAAG TCcttttgtatgcaatatgtacAGAAGCATGAAGCACCTCCTCAAAGCAATGATGTTTCATCTGTTCC GACTAAAAGAAATGCCCAAAAGAGTGACATTTCATCCCTGGATCTTCCAACTCCAGATAACATGAATGATGGTGCTGATGTTGGTTGCGGAACGAGCAGCGGGAAAAAAGAAGTTGTGGACAAGGAAGATAACGATATCACACAGAAGCAGAGATCCAAGACTTGTGAAGTTGCCTTAGAGAACTCATTGACACTTGAAGACCATCCATCTGACAAG AAACATGAATCAGATCTTCAAAGCAATGATGTTTCATCTGTTCC ATCCACGAAGAAGAAAGCAAAAAGAACCTTCTCAATGCAAAAGGAACCTGGAGTCACTTCATCCAAAAG GTCTAAAAGAAATGCCCAAAAGAGTGATATTGAATCCCGGGATGTTCCAACTCCAGATAAGATGAATGATGCATCTGATGTTGGTTGTGAAACGAGCTGTGGGAAGAAAGATCTTGTGGACAAGGAAGATAGCATCATCGCTGAAACAGAGTCCAAGTCTTCTAAAGTTGCCTTAGAGAGCTCATCGACGCTTGAAGACCATCCTTCTGACAAG TCCTTTTGGATGAAATATGTACAAAAGCATGACGCTGTTCTTCAAAAAACCATTGGTGTTTCATCTGTTCC ATCAACGAATAAGAAAGCAAAAAGAACCTCAACAAAAAGGGAAACTGGAGTCTCTTCATCGAAAAG GTGTAAAAGAAATGCCCAAAAGAGTGATATTGAACCCCTGGACATTCCAATTCCAGATATGATGAATGATGCTATCGATGTTGGTTGCAAAACGAGCAGGGGGCAAAAAGAACTTGTGCACAAGGAAGATAACATGGTCACAGAAGCAGAGTTGAAGACTTTAGAAGTTGCCTTAGAGAGCTCATTGACGCTAGTGGACTAA
- the LOC132055636 gene encoding sister chromatid cohesion protein PDS5 homolog D-like isoform X1: protein MDDSSSHKEIEDGLKDFGITLINPPSSSEELLNLLDKVECLLIKVGQAPADSMKDALRPVMRAMVGSELLKHADTDVKVSVVSCITELSRITAPQQPYDDGLMKEIFQLIVRAFEELSHSGCNYYKAVNVLETVADVKVCVILLDLECDALVIKIFQLFLRVIRPDHPNVVFTSMEEIMTLLIEESDEISMELLQPLLDSLRKENQICSPISSKLGEKVLKECASTVRPCLLEALKSKGMNLDDYAEIVAALCNEMPEGEQMTENKNVTNAVYPVKVAFPSAAVICEMLLEDGTPSDINGASSKKAKKKESGANKGAHLEVLVPEGDVLQSQDKRNRSCKGTACSKRKPRQRSRKSGSVPKGDVHTTSGLNVVKRGGNLTDAEESPVQQVDGKTQKNDRVTIDIHEIEESRDEEIKLSLGDENLSSQLAKTKRRRKLSMRKDEDSKKRRFTKNYGEEVVGTRIRVWWPLDKVFYEGAISTFDPVKRKHEITYDDGVIENLNLSKERWEIVEDNPSDKKHEADLQCNAVSSIPSTKKKAKRTSSTKKESGVSSSKRSKRNAQEIDIESLDIPITHKMNDVIDVGCETSIGEKEVVDKEDNDITQKQRSKTCEIALESSSMLEDHPSDKSFCMQYVQKHEAPPQSNDVSSVPSTKKKAKRTSSTKKEPGVSSSNRTKRNAQKSDISSLDLPTPDNMNDGADVGCGTSSGKKEVVDKEDNDITQKQRSKTCEVALENSLTLEDHPSDKKHESDLQSNDVSSVPSTKKKAKRTFSMQKEPGVTSSKRSKRNAQKSDIESRDVPTPDKMNDASDVGCETSCGKKDLVDKEDSIIAETESKSSKVALESSSTLEDHPSDKSFWMKYVQKHDAVLQKTIGVSSVPSTNKKAKRTSTKRETGVSSSKRCKRNAQKSDIEPLDIPIPDMMNDAIDVGCKTSRGQKELVHKEDNMVTEAELKTLEVALESSLTLVD, encoded by the exons ATGGATGATTCTTCTTCACATAAAGAAATTGAGGATGGCCTAAAAGATTTTGGGATTACCCTCATCAATCCTCCTTCTTCCAGTGAGGAGCTACTCAATCTACTTGAT AAAGTAGAGTGTCTATTGATTAAGGTAGGTCAAGCCCCTGCCGATTCAATGAAAGATGCCCTCCGACCAGTAATGAGAGCTATGGTCGGAAGTGAACTTCTAAAGCATGCTGATACAGATGTCAAAGTTTCTGTTGTATCTTGTATCACTGAGCTTTCAAGAATAACTGCTCCGCAACAACCTTACGATGATGGACTGATGAAG GAAATTTTCCAACTTATTGTAAGGGCGTTTGAGGAGTTGTCTCATTCCGGCTGCAACTATTATAAGGCTGTGAATGTTCTTGAAACAGTAGCAGATGTCAAGGTCTGCGTGATATTGCTGGACCTTGAATGTGATGCGTTGGTTATAAAGATATTCCAGCTGTTTCTCAGGGTCATCAG GCCCGACCATCCTAATGTTGTATTCACAAGCATGGAGGAAATCATGACTCTTCTCATTGAAGAAAGTGATGAAATCTCAATGGAGCTTCTTCAGCCCCTTCTTGATAGCCTCAGAAAGGAAAATCAG ATCTGTTCACCTATCTCGTCAAAGTTGGGAGAGAAGGTCCTGAAAGAATGTGCTTCCACCGTTAGACCTTGTCTTTTAGAAGCTCTCAAGTCAAAAGGCATGAATCTTGATGATTATGCCGAAATAGTTGCCGCACTATGCAATGAAATGCCTGAGGGAGAACAAATG ACGGAAAATAAAAATGTGACAAATGCCGTGTATCCTGTAAAAGTTGCTTTTCCATCTGCTGCTGTTATCTGTGAGATGCTGCTAGAAGATGGGACTCCTTCAGATATTAATGGTGCCTCTTCGAAAAAGGCTAAGAAGAAAGAGAGCGGGGCAAATAAGGGTGCTCACCTGGAAGTGTTAGTTCCAGAAGGCGATGTTCTGCAATCTCAAGATAAGAGAAACAGATCGTGTAAGGGCACAGCATGTAGCAAAAGAAAACCACGTCAGCGCTCAAGGAAGAGCGGGTCTGTTCCGAAAGGTGATGTGCACACCACTTCTGGTCTTAACGTTGTCAAAAGAGGAGGAAACCTTACTGATGCTGAGGAGTCACCAGTGCAACAAGTTGATGGAAAAACACAGAAGAATGACAGGGTTACCATTGATATTCATGAGATTGAAGAATCAAGAGATGAG GAGATTAAACTATCATTAGGGGATGAAAATCTCTCCAGCCAGCTTGCCAAAACCAAGCGCCGGAGGAAGCTTTCCATGAGAAAGGATGAG GATTCTAAAAAGCGTCGCTTCACCAAAAATTATGGAGAAGAAGTGGTTGGTACCAGAATAAGAGTTTGGTGGCCATTGGACAAAGT GTTCTATGAGGGTGCAATTTCTACATTTGATCCTGTGAAAAGGAAGCATGAG ATCACATATGATGACGGTgtaattgaaaatttgaatctGAGTAAGGAACGGTGGGAGATAGTTGAAGACAATCCATCCGACAAG AAGCATGAAGCAGATCTTCAATGTAATGCTGTTTCATCCATTCC ATCCACGAAGAAGAAAGCAAAAAGAACCTCCTCAACAAAAAAGGAATCTGGAGTCTCTTCGTCCAAAAG GTCTAAAAGAAATGCCCAAGAAATTGACATTGAGTCCCTGGATATTCCAATTACGCATAAGAtgaatgatgttattgatgttggttgcGAGACGAGCATTGGGGAAAAAGAAGTTGTGGACAAGGAAGATAATGATATCACACAGAAGCAGAGATCCAAGACTTGCGAAATTGCCTTAGAGAGCTCATCAATGCTTGAAGACCATCCATCTGACAAG TCcttttgtatgcaatatgtacAGAAGCATGAAGCACCTCCTCAAAGCAATGATGTTTCATCTGTTCC ATCCACGAAGAAGAAAGCAAAAAGAACCTCCTCAACAAAAAAGGAACCCGGAGTTTCTTCATCCaacag GACTAAAAGAAATGCCCAAAAGAGTGACATTTCATCCCTGGATCTTCCAACTCCAGATAACATGAATGATGGTGCTGATGTTGGTTGCGGAACGAGCAGCGGGAAAAAAGAAGTTGTGGACAAGGAAGATAACGATATCACACAGAAGCAGAGATCCAAGACTTGTGAAGTTGCCTTAGAGAACTCATTGACACTTGAAGACCATCCATCTGACAAG AAACATGAATCAGATCTTCAAAGCAATGATGTTTCATCTGTTCC ATCCACGAAGAAGAAAGCAAAAAGAACCTTCTCAATGCAAAAGGAACCTGGAGTCACTTCATCCAAAAG GTCTAAAAGAAATGCCCAAAAGAGTGATATTGAATCCCGGGATGTTCCAACTCCAGATAAGATGAATGATGCATCTGATGTTGGTTGTGAAACGAGCTGTGGGAAGAAAGATCTTGTGGACAAGGAAGATAGCATCATCGCTGAAACAGAGTCCAAGTCTTCTAAAGTTGCCTTAGAGAGCTCATCGACGCTTGAAGACCATCCTTCTGACAAG TCCTTTTGGATGAAATATGTACAAAAGCATGACGCTGTTCTTCAAAAAACCATTGGTGTTTCATCTGTTCC ATCAACGAATAAGAAAGCAAAAAGAACCTCAACAAAAAGGGAAACTGGAGTCTCTTCATCGAAAAG GTGTAAAAGAAATGCCCAAAAGAGTGATATTGAACCCCTGGACATTCCAATTCCAGATATGATGAATGATGCTATCGATGTTGGTTGCAAAACGAGCAGGGGGCAAAAAGAACTTGTGCACAAGGAAGATAACATGGTCACAGAAGCAGAGTTGAAGACTTTAGAAGTTGCCTTAGAGAGCTCATTGACGCTAGTGGACTAA